A part of Paroedura picta isolate Pp20150507F chromosome 7, Ppicta_v3.0, whole genome shotgun sequence genomic DNA contains:
- the TPGS2 gene encoding tubulin polyglutamylase complex subunit 2 isoform X2 has protein sequence MEERAARGGIKPHLDRLTLGVTRLLEAAPGVAEVTFVEKEPAERHAIISWEQKNGCVLPEDLKNFYMMVDGFHMTWSIKMDDNVMPLGSMLINSISKLNRLGAAAAYALPNTPTLADLEDTDEEEEKGNQDQPEKPHFDSRSLIFELDSCGGNGKVCLVYKNTKPVVAPDSEIWFLDRALYWHFITKTFTAYYRLLIAHLGLPQWQYAFTSYGISPQAKWFNMYKPITIDLAQLSSEAEVFVNKLDPGKLFKSKNKTPVLKKKPPSQPPPPQKGPAGLGARNLLQSGSSLRK, from the exons ATGGAGGAGAGGGCGGCGCGCGGCGGCATCAAGCCCCACCTGGACAGGCTCACCCTGGGCGTCACCCGCCTTTTAG AAGCGGCTCCGGGAGTGGCCGAAGTGACGTTTGTGGAGAAGGAGCCAGCCGAGCGGCACGCCATCATTTCGTGGGAGCAG AAGAACGGCTGCGTGCTCCCAGAGGATCTGAAGAATTTCTACATGATGGTGGATGGCTTCCACATGACTTGGAGCATCAAGATGGACG ACAACGTCATGCCCCTGGGCTCCATGTTGATCAACAGCATCTCCAAGCTCAACCGCCTGGGTGCTGCAGCCGCTTACGCCCTGCCCAACACGCCGACTCTGGCCGACCTGGAGGACACCGACGAGGAAGAAG aaaaaggaaaccaggatcagccagagaagcctcacttcgACTCCCGCAGCTTGATCTTCGAATTAGACTCATGTGGTGGGAACGGGAAGGTCTGCCTTGTGTACAAGAACACCAAACCCG TCGTTGCCCCGGATTCCGAGATCTGGTTCCTGGACCGGGCCCTCTACTGGCATTTCATCACCAAAACGTTCACTGCTTACTACCGGCTCCTGATCGCCCATCTCGGGCTCCCGCAGTGGCAGTACGCCTTCACCAGCTACGGGATCAGCCCCCAAGCGAAG TGGTTCAACATGTACAAGCCCATCACCATCGACCTGGCTCAGCTCTCGTCGGAGGCAGAGGTTTTCGTCAACAAGCTGGACCCCGGGAAGCTCTTCAAAAGCAAGAACAAGACCCCGGTCCTCAAGAAGAAGCCGCCCTCCCAGCCGCCCCCCCCTCAGAAAGGCCCCGCAGGGCTGGGCGCCAGGAACCTCCTGCAGTCCGGAAGCTCCTTGAGGAAATGA
- the TPGS2 gene encoding tubulin polyglutamylase complex subunit 2 isoform X1, whose translation MEERAARGGIKPHLDRLTLGVTRLLEAAPGVAEVTFVEKEPAERHAIISWEQKNGCVLPEDLKNFYMMVDGFHMTWSIKMDDNVMPLGSMLINSISKLNRLGAAAAYALPNTPTLADLEDTDEEEEKGNQDQPEKPHFDSRSLIFELDSCGGNGKVCLVYKNTKPVVAPDSEIWFLDRALYWHFITKTFTAYYRLLIAHLGLPQWQYAFTSYGISPQAKQWFNMYKPITIDLAQLSSEAEVFVNKLDPGKLFKSKNKTPVLKKKPPSQPPPPQKGPAGLGARNLLQSGSSLRK comes from the exons ATGGAGGAGAGGGCGGCGCGCGGCGGCATCAAGCCCCACCTGGACAGGCTCACCCTGGGCGTCACCCGCCTTTTAG AAGCGGCTCCGGGAGTGGCCGAAGTGACGTTTGTGGAGAAGGAGCCAGCCGAGCGGCACGCCATCATTTCGTGGGAGCAG AAGAACGGCTGCGTGCTCCCAGAGGATCTGAAGAATTTCTACATGATGGTGGATGGCTTCCACATGACTTGGAGCATCAAGATGGACG ACAACGTCATGCCCCTGGGCTCCATGTTGATCAACAGCATCTCCAAGCTCAACCGCCTGGGTGCTGCAGCCGCTTACGCCCTGCCCAACACGCCGACTCTGGCCGACCTGGAGGACACCGACGAGGAAGAAG aaaaaggaaaccaggatcagccagagaagcctcacttcgACTCCCGCAGCTTGATCTTCGAATTAGACTCATGTGGTGGGAACGGGAAGGTCTGCCTTGTGTACAAGAACACCAAACCCG TCGTTGCCCCGGATTCCGAGATCTGGTTCCTGGACCGGGCCCTCTACTGGCATTTCATCACCAAAACGTTCACTGCTTACTACCGGCTCCTGATCGCCCATCTCGGGCTCCCGCAGTGGCAGTACGCCTTCACCAGCTACGGGATCAGCCCCCAAGCGAAG CAGTGGTTCAACATGTACAAGCCCATCACCATCGACCTGGCTCAGCTCTCGTCGGAGGCAGAGGTTTTCGTCAACAAGCTGGACCCCGGGAAGCTCTTCAAAAGCAAGAACAAGACCCCGGTCCTCAAGAAGAAGCCGCCCTCCCAGCCGCCCCCCCCTCAGAAAGGCCCCGCAGGGCTGGGCGCCAGGAACCTCCTGCAGTCCGGAAGCTCCTTGAGGAAATGA